The following proteins come from a genomic window of Bos mutus isolate GX-2022 chromosome 23, NWIPB_WYAK_1.1, whole genome shotgun sequence:
- the PRRT1 gene encoding proline-rich transmembrane protein 1: MSSEKSGLPDSVPHTSPPPYNAPQPPAEPPAPPPQTATSSHHHHHHHYHQSGTATLPRLGAGGLASGAAAQRGPSSSATLPRPPHHAPPGPAAGAPPPGCATLPRMPPDPYLQETRFEGPLPPPPPAAAAPPPPATSHTAQAPGFVVPTHTGAVGTLPLGGYVAPGYPLQLQPCTAYVPVYPVGTPYAGATPGGTGVTSTLPPPPQGPGLALLEPRRPPHDYMPIAVLTTICCFWPTGIIAIFKAVQVRTALARGDMVSAEIASREARNFSFISLAVGIAAMVLCTILTVVIIIAAQHHENYWDP, from the exons ATGTCATCCGAAAAGTCAg GTCTCCCTGACTCAGTCCCTCACACCTCTCCACCACCCTACAAtgccccccagccccccgccgaacctcctgccccgcccccacagACAGCCACTTCCtcgcaccatcaccaccaccaccactaccaccagtCGGGCACTGCCACCCTCCCGCGCTTAggggcagggggcctggcttcTGGGGCCGCCGCTCAGCGCGGTCCCTCGTCCTCCGCTACCTTGCCAAGGCCCCCACACCATGCCCCTCCTGGCCCGGCCGCTGGGGCGCCCCCACCCGGCTGCGCTACCTTGCCCCGCATGCCACCCGACCCTTACCTGCAGGAGACTCGCTTCGAGGGCCCACTGCCCCCaccgccgcccgccgccgccgccccgcccccgccggcgACCTCTCATACTGCCCAGGCCCCGGGCTTCGTGGTGCCCACGCACACGGGAGCGGTAGGCACGCTGCCGCTGGGTGGCTACGTAGCCCCGGGTTACCCTTTACAGCTGCAGCCTTGCACTGCCTACGTGCCGGTCTACCCGGTGGGCACG CCCTATGCAGGCGCGACCCCGGGGGGAACAGGAGTAACCTCCACgctccccccgccaccccagggcccagggctggcCCTGCTGGAGCCAAGGCGCCCGCCCCACGACTACATGCCCATCGCGGTGCTGACCACCATCTGCTGCTTCTGGCCTACAGGCATCATTGCCATCTTCAAGGCAGTGCAG GTGCGCACGGCCTTGGCCCGCGGAGACATGGTGTCAGCTGAAATCGCTTCACGCGAGGCCCGGAACTTCTCCTTTATTTCCCTGGCGGTGGGCATTGCAGCCATGGTGCTCTGTACCATCCTAACCGTAGTCATCATCATTGCAGCGCAGCACCACGAGAACTATTGGGATCCGTAA